In Mycobacterium sp. Aquia_213, the sequence AACCACCTTTAGCCGCAGAGCCATTGGCGGCCAGGCCCCATCGGTGATCGGGTGTGAGGTCAGCCATCAGCTCGATCACGTCCGCGGCGCCGGGGATCAACGACAACTCCGCGGCGAATCGCGCTTGCCGCTGCAGAGTCCACTGCGTCTGGCCGAACGCGGTGAAACCACGTCGTAGCCGCCGCGATTCGACCACCGTCGCGGTATCGCCACCTTCGGCAACGACGCCCTGTACCTTGCGCGCCGCGTCGACCGGCTCGCCCAGCAGCGACCACAACTGTTCGGATGCGCGATTGTCCGATTCGGTGATGGCCTTGACGGTCAGCTCGCGCGCGTTGAGCCAATCGCTGCGCAGTGCCGCGATCGCCAGCGGCACTTTGATCGTCGACCAGGCGACGCCCGACCACCACCTGCCCAGTGAATAGGTCCGGTCCGGGCGGGCGATCGCAACACCAATGTTCGCCGGTACCACATCGGAAAGCTGTTCGAAGCTCGCTTCCAACGCAAGCTCAAGGGGCCGGGACGTCATCGGGTTATCGGGGTATCGGCCATACCCGATCATGGCAGTCGATGCCTTCGGCCGCCAACTGGCGTTTGAGCACCTTGAATGTCACCGTGCGCGGGAGCTCTGCGCTGATCCTGACGTTCGACGGCCATTGCTTGGGCCCTAGGTCGGGCTGCTCGGCCAGGAACGCCCGAAATTTCTCGGCATCGAATTCGCTGCCCTGCCTCATCACCAGTGCAGCCATTACCTGGTCGCCGACCACCGGATCGGGGATCGCGTACACGGCGACCTCGGCCGCATCGGGGTATCGCAGCAGTACCCGTTCGATCGGTGCGGCGCCCAGGTTCTCTCCGTCGACGCGCATCCAATCGCCAAGCCGCCCGGCGAAATAGGCATAGCCGGCTTCATCGCGGTAGGCGAGGTCTCCGCTGTGATAAACCCCGCCGCGCATCCGCTCGGCCATCGCGGCCTCGTCGTTGTAGTAACCCTCGAAACCACCGGCTCCGGTCGTGTTCACCAATTCGCCGGCGATCCCCGGCGGGCACGGCTCGCCCGTGTCCGGGTCGATGATGTCGACTCCCTCAGGCAGCGGACCCAGCGAACCGTCGGGAGTTTCGGGGGTCCGGGCTATGGCCACTCCGAGTTCGGTCGAACCGAACCCGTCCTGCACCAAACAGCCGAACCTGCGGGCGAACCGCTCGACGTCGTGCGGGACACCCTCATTCCCGTACACCGCCCGCAGTGGGTTGTCCGCGTCGTCGGGTTGTTCAGGCGTGGAAAGCACATAGGACAGCGGCTTGCCCACGTAGTTGGCGTAGCTGGCGCCATAGCGACGCACATCCGGTAGGAAGCCCGACGCAGAGAACTTGCGCCGCAACGCTAGTGAGCCCTGACACGCGGCCGCCACCGCCCAACCGACCAGCACCGCGTTCGAATGAAACAACGGCATCGACACGTAGCAGACGTCGTCGGCGCTGAGGCTGAAGCGCTCCGTCATCCGCAGACCAGCCGACGCGACCTTGCCGTGGCTGACCATCACCGCTTTGGGGTCGCCGCTGGTGCCCGATGTGAAAAGCAGTATGAACAGGTCCGTGGGCGACGCGGATTGGAAGGCCGGCTTGGCGTCGCGGTGCGCGGCCACCTCGTCGGCCCATTCCGGCGAATCGACGTTGAGGTGCGCGATATCATCCAGTGTCTCAGCTGATTTCGCGTCGGCCAGTACCAGCTGGCAATCGGCCTTGCCGATGTCGCGGGCCAGCGCCTCGCCGCGCCGTATCGGGTTCAGGCCAACCGGCACGATGCCTGACATGCCGGCGGCCACCAGGATCGCGGAGAAGAATGGGGTGTTTTCCAGCAGCACGCCGACGTGCGGTGGCTTATCCGGGTCCAGCCGCGCACGCAGCGCCGCCGTAATCGCGGCGGCGTGCTGGAGATGATCGCGCCAGCTGACAAACGAGTCTTCGAAGTAGACGCCTCGGTCGTCGATCTCAGCCAGCGGTACCAGCAGGTCGGCGACGGTCGGGTCAGTCAAAGTCACTGTCAGGCAGGGGTTTCCGCCAGCTCGCGACCGATCCGGCGCAGCTGCCCGGTGGCACCGCCCAGCGCGAACTCGGCTTCCTTGGCAGCCAGGAAGTAACGGTGCGCCGGATGATCGGTGTCGACTCCGACGCCGCCGTGCACGTGCACGATGGTGTGCGCGACCCGATGTCCGGCGTCGGCCGCCCAGAACGCGGCGCTGGCCACATCGATCTCGGCGGGGATATCTTCCGAGACCTTCCACGCCGCCTGGGTGAGCGTCAACCGCAGTCCCTTGACGTCGATGTAACCGTCGGCCAGCCGCTGCGACACCGCTTGGAAGCTGCCGATCGGCCGGTCGAATTGCTCACGCTCGCGGGCGTATTCGGCCGTCATCTGCAACCCGCGATCGAGCACCCCGAGTTGATAGGCTGCGCGGCCCAGGGTTCCCAGCGTGCCGAGCCAGCCGGCGACTTCGCTTCCGCCCACCTTCCGTGCATCGTCGGTCGCGACGCCGTCCAGCGCCAGGTGCCCGACGCTGTTCTTCCCGGTGGTCGCCAGCGTGGTCAGGCTAACGCCCTGATCTTCGGCGCTGACCAGGAAAACGGCTGTGCCGGAATCGGTTTCGGCAGGGACCAGGAATGCGTCCGCGACGGGGCCGAAGACGACCTGCGTGCGGGTCCCGGTCAGCTGGTAGCCGTCACCGGAGCGGGTAGCCCGCACCGGCCCTTCACCCATCTCGCCGTCCAGCGCGACGGTCAGGATCTTCTCGCCTTTGACGGCCGGTACTCCCCAGTCCCGCTGCAGTTTCTCGGAGCCGAAGCGCGCCAGCACTCCGGCGCCCAGCATCACCGATTCCAGGTACGGCACGGCGGCCAGCTGACGGCCCAGCGCAACCAGGATCGCGACCTGTTCGAGCGCGCCGAAACCGTCGCCGCCCAGCGCGGACGCCGAGGCGCTGGTGAGGATGTCGGCGTCAATCAGCTTCCGCCACAAGGTGTGGTCGAATCGTTGCTCGAGCCCGTCGAGCTCGCGTTGATGCTCGGGCGTGCACACCGAGTCGACGATCGTGTCGACCAGGCCGCCGAGGTCATTCGCCGCTTCGGTTGTCGTGAAATCCATGAATGTTTGTCCTTTGAACTCAGCGGTTCCGGGGCAGGCCGAGGGCGACCATGCCGATGATGTCGCGCTGCACCTCGTTGGTGCCGCCGCCGAAGGTCAGGATCAGGCACGCCCGGTGCATCCGCTCGACCCGGCCTGCTAGCTTCGCGCCCGGCGAATCCTGACGCACCGTCGCCGCGGTACCCAGGACCTCCATCAGCAGCCGGTAGGCCTCGGTGGCCAGCTCGGTGCCGTACACCTTCGCCGCCGACGCGTCCGCCGGCCCCAAGTCGTGGCCTTCCGCCGACGCCAGTTCCCAGTTGATCAGCTTGAGAACTTCGGCCTTGGCGTGCACCCGGGCCAGGTTCAGCTGCACCCACTCCGAGTCGACCAGCCGGGCCCCGCTGTCGTCCTTGGTGTTCTGCGCCCATTCGCGAACCTCGCGCAGGGCCAGGAAGATCGGTTGCGCCGACACCAGCGCGACGCGCTCGTGGTTGAGCTGGTTGGTCACCAGCTTCCAGCCGCCGTTCTCCTCGCCGATCAGGTTGGTCACCGGCACGCGCACGTCGGAGTAATAGGTGGCGCTGGTGTCCACCCCGGCCATGGTGTGCACGGGCGTCCAGGAGAAGCCCTCGGCCGTCGTCGGCACCGCGATCATCGAAATGCCGCGGTGCTTCTTGGCCTCGGGGTTGGTGCGCACCGCCAGCCAGACCCAGTCGGCGTAGGCGATCAGGCTGGTCCACATCTTCTGGCCGTTGATGACGTAGTCGTCGCCGTCGCGCACCGCGCTGGTGCGCAGGTTGGCCAGGTCGGTGCCGGCGCCGGGCTCGGAGTAGCCGATCGAGAAGTGCAGATCCCCGGCGGCGATCTTGGGCAGGAAGAACTTCTTCTGCTCTTCGGTACCGAACGCCATGATGGTGGGCGCCACGCTGTTGATCGTCAGGAAGGGCACTGGCACACCGGCGATCGCGGCCTCGTCGGTGAAGATCAGCGAGTCCATCGGGGAGCGGTCCTGGCCGCCGTATTCCTTGGGCCAGTTCAGGGTCAGCCACCCGTCTTTGCCCATCTGCGAAACGGTGTCGCGATACGCGTTGCCGGTCCCGACCTCGCCCTGGTTCGAGTGCAGCGCCTCGCGGCGCTCCGGCGTCATGAGCGCGGTGAAGTACGACCGCAGCTCGCGACGCAGCTCCTCCTGTTCAGGGGTGTAACTGATGCGCATTCCGGCCGTCCTTTTGGATAAGCGTGACTAGCGGCTATTCGACCAACGGCTACCCGTTCGCCTTCCCGGTTGTAACACGTTCTAGTCTGGGAATCCAGCGACCGTTTCCTCAGATGCACGTGAGCCCTATGGTGGAGCTACATTCTGATGGGACAGAGGGCGAGATCCGGGCCAGCTTCAAGGAGGATGCCGTGCGGGTGATCGTTGATCGTGACCGGTGCGAAGGCAACGCGGTGTGCTTGGGAATCGCACCGGATATCTTCGACCTGGACGATGAGGACTACGCCGTCGTGAAGACCGATCCGATTCCGTCCGACCAAGAAGATCTGGCCGAGCAGTCGATTGCCGAGTGCCCGCGCGCGGCACTGCTGCGCGAAGACTAGCGGCGAGCGACCCGAAACTAGAGGTATTCATAAATTGACTAGCAGCACGAACGCGACCGATCTCTCCGGGAAGGTCGCGGTGGTGACCGGTGCGGCCGCGGGACTCGGGCGCGCCGAGGCGCTCGGCTTGGCCCGCCTCGGCGCCACCGTCGTCGTCAACGACATCGCCGCCGCGCTGGACGCCTCGGACGTGATCGACGAGATCAGCGCCGCGGGTTCCAAGGCCGTCGCGGTGACCGGTGACATCAGCCAGCGCTCCACGGCCGACGAACTGGTGTCCTGCGCCGACGGGCTGGGCGGACTCGACATCGTGGTCAACAACGCCGGCATCACCCGGGACCGGATGCTGTTCAACATGTCCGATGAGGAATGGGACCAGGTCATCGCCGTGCATTTGCGGGGTCACTTCCTGCTCACCCGCAACGCCGCGACCTACTGGCGCAGCAGGGCGAAGGACGCCGGGGGATCGGTCTTCGGCCGGATCGTCAACACCGCCTCCGAAGCAGGACTGGTGGGTCCGGTGGGGCAGGCCAACTACGGCGCTGCCAAGGCGGGCATCATCTCGCTCACCCTGACGGCCGCGCGGGCCCTGGGCCGCTACGGGGTGTGTGCCAACGCGATCTGCCCACGCGCGCGCACCGCGATGACGGCGGATGTGTTCGGCAGTGCACCGGATATAGAGGAAGGAGGCGTCGACCCGCTATCGCCCGATCACGTGGTGAACCTGGTGCAGTTCCTGTCGTCGCCGGCGGCCGCGGAGGTTAACGGCCAGGTGTTCATCGTGTACGGACCTCAGGTGACATTGGTCTCAGCTCCGACGGCGGAGCACCGGTTCACCGCGGACGGCGCCGCCTGGGAGGCGGCTCAACTGAGCAGCACATTGCAGGACTACTTTGCTGGTCGCGATCCGGAACGCAACTTTTCCGCGAGCGCCTTAATGGAACAATAGCGGCGCATAGCTTTTTTCTCGGGGGGGAATCAGCTAGTAGAACGTGTGTCAGATTGTCGCTACTACAAGGGCGCTGACCAGGACAAATTAACGGTTTAGCCAGAGATAACCTGTTCATTGACATGGTGAAGTTCTTCTGAGTTAATATGATCCGGCTCACACGGAGCCGCTGCGACGAAAGACAACGCAAAGGCGACGGATAGGCTTCGCCGTGAGCAGCAAGGGGGGTGCCGCTTTGATCGAACAACTCGCGGTTCCGGCCCGCGCTGTCGGCGGGTTTTTCGAGATGATGATCGATACGGCCCGTGCCTCTGCCCGACGACCGTTTCAAGGCCGCGAGTTCCTGGATCAGACGTGGATGATCGCGCGGGTGTCGTTGGTCCCCACGCTGTTGGTGTCCATCCCGTTCACGGTTCTGGTCGCGTTCACCCTCAATATCTTGCTCCGTGAAATCGGCGCGGCCGATTTGTCCGGCGCCGGAACGGCATTCGGCACTATAACCCAGCTGGGCCCGGTGGTGACCGTGCTCGTCGTCGCCGGTGCGGGCGCCACCGCAATCTGTGCCGACCTTGGTGCACGCACCATCCGTGAAGAAATCGACGCTATGCGGGTGCTCGGTATCGACCCGATCCACCGGCTGGTGGTGCCCCGCGTTCTGGCGTCTACCGTTGTCGCACTGCTGCTTAACGGTTTGGTGTGCGCGATCGGCCTGTCCGGCGGGTACGTATTCTCCGTGTTTCTTCAGGGCGTCAACCCGGGCGCGTTCATCAACGGGTTGACCGTATTGACCGGACTGCGCGAGTTGCTGCTCGCCGAAGTCAAGGCGCTGCTGTTCGGCGTGATGGCCGGCCTGGTCGGGTGCTACCGCGGCCTCACCGTCAAGGGTGGGCCGAAGGGCGTTGGCAACGCGGTCAACGAAACCGTCGTCTACGCGTTCATCTGTCTGTTCGTCATCAACGTGGTGATGACGGCCATCGGCGTGCGGTTCTCGACGAAGTGATCACGCGATGAGTTACGACTTCAGTTACCGGCTTCGTAACGTCGCTGCGCGACTGCAGGGGCCGGTTGACGACTTCGGCGAGCAGGCGCTGTTCTACGGCCAAACCATGCGCTACGTCCCCAACGCGCTCACCCGATACCGCAAGGAGACGATCCGGCTTGTCGCGGAGATGACGCTGGGCGCGGGGGCGCTGGTGATGATCGGTGGCACGGTCGGCGTCGCGGCGTTCCTGACGCTGGCCTCCGGTGGGGTCATCGCCGTGCAGGGCTACTCGTCACTCGGCAACATCGGTATCGAGGCATTGACCGGCTTCCTGTCCGCGTTCCTGAACGTGCGCGTTGTCGCACCGGTGATTGCCGGCATCGCGCTGGCGGCGACGATCGGTGCCGGCGCCACCGCCCAATTGGGTGCGATGCGGGTGTCCGAGGAAATCGATGCCGTCGAATGCATGGCGGTGCACTCGGTGTCCTACCTGGTGTCGACGCGGCTGATCGCCGGCCTCGTCGCGATCGTTCCGCTGTACTCGTTGTCGGTGCTCGCCGCGTTCTTCGCCGCCCGCTTCACCACGGTCTTCATCAACGGACAGTCGGCCGGTCTCTACGACCACTACTTCAATACGTTCCTCATCCCGTCGGACCTCCTGTGGTCGTTCCTACAGGCGATCGTGATGTCCATCGCGGTGATGCTGGTCCATACCTATTACGGCTACAACGCCAGCGGTGGGCCGGTGGGCGTGGGCATCGCGGTCGGTCAGGCGGTGCGGACCTCGCTGATCGTCGTCGTGGTCATTACTTTGTTCATCTCGCTGGCGGTGTACGGCGCGTCCGGTAACTTCAACCTCTCGGGTTAAGGGGATCGCCTAAAACGACATGGCAGACATCGGAGCGCGACGTTCAACTGTCCGGCTGGCAGCGGCGCTGCTGGCCAGTTTGTTGGTGGCGTTTTCGGTACTGACTTACCTCTCGTACACAGCGGCTTTCGCGTCCGTCGACACGGTCACCGTCGCGGCGCCGCGGGCCGGGCTGGTGATGGACATTGGCGCCAAGGTCAAGTACCGCGGCATCCAGATCGGCAAGGTCACCGACATCAACTACGGCGGTGACCAGGCACGCCTGACGCTGGTCATCGACAGCGACGACATGCACTACATCCCCTCCAACGCGGCGGTGCATATCGCGGGCAACACGATTTTCGGCGCCAAGTCGGTGGAATTCATTCCACCCCAGGCACCTTCGCCGACGTCGCTGCGACCCAACGCGCATGTCGAGGCATCAGCGGTGCAGCTGGAAGTCAACACGCTGTTTCAGTCGCTGATGGATCTGTTGCACAAGGTCGACCCGGTCGAATTGAACGCAACGCTGAGCGCCTTCTCCGAAGGCCTGCGCGGCCATGGTGACGATTTCGGTGCGCTGTTGTCGGGCCTGAATACCCTGACGCAACAAACGAATCCGAAGCTTTCTGCCCTGCAGGACGACTTCCGCAAGACGGCGATCGTCACAGGCGTCTACGCCGACGCCGCCCCGGACCTGAACACGATCTTCGACAACCTGCCCACCATCAACAAGACCGTCGTCGACCAGCAGAAAAACCTCAACGACACCCTGTTGGCCACGATCGGCCTGTCCAACAACGCCTATGAGACGTTGGAGCCGGCCGAGCAGGACCTCATCGACGCCATCAACCGGCTGCGGGCCCCACTCAAGGTGGCCGCCGACTACTCACCCGAATTCGGTTGCCTGTTCAAGGGTATCGATCGCGGCCTCAAAGAGTTCGGACCCATTCTCGGTGTCCGCAAGGCGGGCTTGTTCACGTCGTCGAGCTTCGTGCTGGGTGCGCCGGCGTATACCTATCCGGAGTCGCTGCCGCTCGTGAACGCCTCCGGCGGACCCAACTGCCGCGGGTTGCCCGACATCCCGAACAAGCAGAACGGCGGCTCGTGGTACCGGGCGCCGTTCCTGGTCACCGACAATGCGAACATTCCGTACGAGCCGTTCACCGAGCTGCAGTTCGATGCACCCTCGACGCTGCAGTTCCTGTTCCACGGCTCTTTCGCGGAACGGGACGACTTCTGATGGCGAGTTCGGAATTGCCTTCGCACCGATCGATGGTGATCAAGGTCAGCGTCTTTACGGTGGCGATGCTGCTGGTGGCCGCCGGCTTGGTGGTGGTCTTCGGCGACTTCCGGTTCGGCGACGAAAATACCTATCACGCAACGTTTATCGACGCGTCTCGGTTGAAGGCCGGCCAAAAGGTCCGTATTTCCGGTGTGCCGGTCGGTTCGGTGAACGGTCTCAAACTCAACTCGGACAACAGCGTCGACGTGGAATTCGGAATCGACAGCCGCTACACGCTGTACTCGTCGACTCGCGCGGTGATCCGCTACGAAAACCTGGTAGGTGACCGGTTTTTGGAGATCACGTCGGGTCCGGGGGAGCTGCGCAAGCTGGCACCGGGTGGGACGATCAACTCCCAACACACTCAGCCCGCGCTGGATCTGGACGCATTGCTGGGCGGACTGCGACCAGTACTCAAGGGGTTGGACGCCGACAAGGTCAACACGATCAGCGGCGCCGTGATCGAGTTGTTGCAGGGCCAGGGTGGAGCGCTGTCGAACGTACTGGCCGACACCAGCGCATTCTCGACGGCGCTGGGCCAGCGCGACCAGCTGATCGGTGACACGATCACCAATCTGAACACGGTGCTGGGCACGATCGATCAAAAGAGTGCGCAATTCTCGACCAGCGTCGATCAGCTGCAGCAATTGATCAGCGGGTTGGCCAAGAACAAGGACTCGATCGCCGGAGCCATTCCGCCGCTGGCATCGACAACGACCGATCTCACTGAGCTGCTGAAGAATTCACGTCGGCCGCTGCAAGGCATCCTGGAAAACACCCGGCCGCTGGCCACCGAAATCGACAACCGTAAGGCCGAGGTGGACAACGACATTGAGCAACTGGGCGAGGACTATCTGCGCCTGGCCGCACTCGGTGCCTACGGGTCGTTCTTCAACATCTACTTCTGCTCCGTGACGATCAAGATCAACGGGCCCGCCGGCAGCGATATCCGTCTGCCCCTGGGGGGCCAGGTGGATCCAAGCGTAGGGAGGTGCGCTTTTGCCAAGTAATGCCAAGCGCGAACGTGACCCGCTGCGCACCGGGGTCTTTGGTGTGGTGCTTGTTTTCTGCGTGGTGTTGCTCGCATTCGGCTACGCCAACCTGCCGTTCTGGCCGCAGGGCAAGGTCTACGACGCTTACTTCAGCGACGCCGGCGGCATCTCGCCCGGCAACTCCGTTTACGTGTCGGGCTTCAAAGTCGGCAAGGTGCAGGCTGTGGGTCTGGCCGGCGACAGCGCGAGGGTGACGTTCTCGGTGGATCGGCATGTCGCGGTTGGTGATCAGTCGCTGGCCGCGATCCGCACCGACACCATCCTTGGTGAGCGCTCGATTGCGGTGAGTCCCGCGGGTCATGGCAAGGCAACCACCATTCCGCTGAGTCGCACGACCACGCCGTACACGCTGGCCGGAGCGCTCGAGGATTTGGGGCAAAGCGCGAATAATCTGAACAAGCCGCAGTTCGAGCAGGCGTTGAACGTTCTCACCGACACGCTGCACGGCGCCACCCCGGAACTGCGCGGCGCGCTGGACGGGGTGACGTCGCTATCCCGCACGCTGAACCGCCGGGACGAGGCGCTGCAAAGCCTGCTGGCCCATGCGAAATCGGTGACTGGTGTGTTGTCGCAACGCGCCGACCAGGTCAACAAGTTGGTCGACGACGGCAACGAGTTGTTCGCCGCGCTCGATGAGCGCCGCGCCGCGCTGGGACAATTGATCTCGGGTATCGGCGGTCTCTCGAGCCAGCTTTCCGGCTTCGTCGCCGACAACCGCAAGGAGTTCGGCCCCGCCCTGAGCAAGCTCAACGATGTACTCAGTAACCTCAACGAGCGCCGCGACTACATCACCGAGGCGATCAAGCGGCTGCCCACCTATGCGACCGAACTCGGCGAGGTGGTTGGTTCCGGGCCCGGATTCAACGTCAATGTCTACGGTGTGATCCCGGCGCCGCTGCTGGCGACGATGTTCGACTTCTTCTATCAGCCGGGCAAGCTGCCGGCCAGCCTCTCCGACTACCTGCGCGGGTTGATCCAGGAACGCTGGACCATCCGACCAAAGTCGCCATGATCCAGCGAATCGCCGGCAGCCGCGGGCTGCGCTACACCACCATCATCGCGCTGGTCGCGGCGCTGGTGGGGGGCGTGTATGTGCTTACGTCGCAAGTCAATAACCGGACCATCGTCGGCTACTTCGCATCCGCGGTCGGGCTGTACCCCGGCGATCAGGTTCGTATCCTCGGCGTCCCGATCGGCAAGATCGACTCGATCGAGCCACGGCCGTCCGACGTCAAAATCACGATGACGCTGCCCAAGGACGTGAAGGTCCCGAAGGACGCCAAGGCCGTGATCATGTCGCCGAACCTGGTGGCGGCGCGGTTCATTCAGCTCGCCCCGGCGTACACCGGCGGAGCGGTGCTGCCCGATGGCGCCAGCCTCGACCTGAACCGCACCGCGGTGCCGGTGGAATGGGACGAGGTCAAGGAAGCGCTGACCCAACTTGCCGTCTCGCTGGGTCCGACGACCGGGTCGATGCAGGGACCGTTGGGCGCGGCGATCAATCAGGCCGCGGACACGTTCGACGGCAAGGGCGAATCGTTCCACAACGCACTGCAGCAGCTTTCGCAAGTCGCTGGGCGACTGGGGGATTCGCGCAGCGATATCTTCGGCACGGTCAAGAACCTGCAGGTCCTGGTCAACGCGCTGTCGGCGAGCAACGACCAGATCGTGCAGTTCGCCGGAAACGTCGCATCGGTATCGCAAGTCCTCGCCGACAGCTCGCGCCATC encodes:
- the fadD17 gene encoding long-chain-fatty-acid--CoA ligase FadD17 gives rise to the protein MTLTDPTVADLLVPLAEIDDRGVYFEDSFVSWRDHLQHAAAITAALRARLDPDKPPHVGVLLENTPFFSAILVAAGMSGIVPVGLNPIRRGEALARDIGKADCQLVLADAKSAETLDDIAHLNVDSPEWADEVAAHRDAKPAFQSASPTDLFILLFTSGTSGDPKAVMVSHGKVASAGLRMTERFSLSADDVCYVSMPLFHSNAVLVGWAVAAACQGSLALRRKFSASGFLPDVRRYGASYANYVGKPLSYVLSTPEQPDDADNPLRAVYGNEGVPHDVERFARRFGCLVQDGFGSTELGVAIARTPETPDGSLGPLPEGVDIIDPDTGEPCPPGIAGELVNTTGAGGFEGYYNDEAAMAERMRGGVYHSGDLAYRDEAGYAYFAGRLGDWMRVDGENLGAAPIERVLLRYPDAAEVAVYAIPDPVVGDQVMAALVMRQGSEFDAEKFRAFLAEQPDLGPKQWPSNVRISAELPRTVTFKVLKRQLAAEGIDCHDRVWPIPR
- a CDS encoding acyl-CoA dehydrogenase family protein yields the protein MDFTTTEAANDLGGLVDTIVDSVCTPEHQRELDGLEQRFDHTLWRKLIDADILTSASASALGGDGFGALEQVAILVALGRQLAAVPYLESVMLGAGVLARFGSEKLQRDWGVPAVKGEKILTVALDGEMGEGPVRATRSGDGYQLTGTRTQVVFGPVADAFLVPAETDSGTAVFLVSAEDQGVSLTTLATTGKNSVGHLALDGVATDDARKVGGSEVAGWLGTLGTLGRAAYQLGVLDRGLQMTAEYAREREQFDRPIGSFQAVSQRLADGYIDVKGLRLTLTQAAWKVSEDIPAEIDVASAAFWAADAGHRVAHTIVHVHGGVGVDTDHPAHRYFLAAKEAEFALGGATGQLRRIGRELAETPA
- a CDS encoding acyl-CoA dehydrogenase; translation: MRISYTPEQEELRRELRSYFTALMTPERREALHSNQGEVGTGNAYRDTVSQMGKDGWLTLNWPKEYGGQDRSPMDSLIFTDEAAIAGVPVPFLTINSVAPTIMAFGTEEQKKFFLPKIAAGDLHFSIGYSEPGAGTDLANLRTSAVRDGDDYVINGQKMWTSLIAYADWVWLAVRTNPEAKKHRGISMIAVPTTAEGFSWTPVHTMAGVDTSATYYSDVRVPVTNLIGEENGGWKLVTNQLNHERVALVSAQPIFLALREVREWAQNTKDDSGARLVDSEWVQLNLARVHAKAEVLKLINWELASAEGHDLGPADASAAKVYGTELATEAYRLLMEVLGTAATVRQDSPGAKLAGRVERMHRACLILTFGGGTNEVQRDIIGMVALGLPRNR
- a CDS encoding ferredoxin gives rise to the protein MRVIVDRDRCEGNAVCLGIAPDIFDLDDEDYAVVKTDPIPSDQEDLAEQSIAECPRAALLRED
- a CDS encoding 3-oxoacyl-ACP reductase encodes the protein MTSSTNATDLSGKVAVVTGAAAGLGRAEALGLARLGATVVVNDIAAALDASDVIDEISAAGSKAVAVTGDISQRSTADELVSCADGLGGLDIVVNNAGITRDRMLFNMSDEEWDQVIAVHLRGHFLLTRNAATYWRSRAKDAGGSVFGRIVNTASEAGLVGPVGQANYGAAKAGIISLTLTAARALGRYGVCANAICPRARTAMTADVFGSAPDIEEGGVDPLSPDHVVNLVQFLSSPAAAEVNGQVFIVYGPQVTLVSAPTAEHRFTADGAAWEAAQLSSTLQDYFAGRDPERNFSASALMEQ
- a CDS encoding MlaE family ABC transporter permease, with amino-acid sequence MIEQLAVPARAVGGFFEMMIDTARASARRPFQGREFLDQTWMIARVSLVPTLLVSIPFTVLVAFTLNILLREIGAADLSGAGTAFGTITQLGPVVTVLVVAGAGATAICADLGARTIREEIDAMRVLGIDPIHRLVVPRVLASTVVALLLNGLVCAIGLSGGYVFSVFLQGVNPGAFINGLTVLTGLRELLLAEVKALLFGVMAGLVGCYRGLTVKGGPKGVGNAVNETVVYAFICLFVINVVMTAIGVRFSTK
- a CDS encoding MlaE family ABC transporter permease, which produces MSYDFSYRLRNVAARLQGPVDDFGEQALFYGQTMRYVPNALTRYRKETIRLVAEMTLGAGALVMIGGTVGVAAFLTLASGGVIAVQGYSSLGNIGIEALTGFLSAFLNVRVVAPVIAGIALAATIGAGATAQLGAMRVSEEIDAVECMAVHSVSYLVSTRLIAGLVAIVPLYSLSVLAAFFAARFTTVFINGQSAGLYDHYFNTFLIPSDLLWSFLQAIVMSIAVMLVHTYYGYNASGGPVGVGIAVGQAVRTSLIVVVVITLFISLAVYGASGNFNLSG
- a CDS encoding MCE family protein; amino-acid sequence: MADIGARRSTVRLAAALLASLLVAFSVLTYLSYTAAFASVDTVTVAAPRAGLVMDIGAKVKYRGIQIGKVTDINYGGDQARLTLVIDSDDMHYIPSNAAVHIAGNTIFGAKSVEFIPPQAPSPTSLRPNAHVEASAVQLEVNTLFQSLMDLLHKVDPVELNATLSAFSEGLRGHGDDFGALLSGLNTLTQQTNPKLSALQDDFRKTAIVTGVYADAAPDLNTIFDNLPTINKTVVDQQKNLNDTLLATIGLSNNAYETLEPAEQDLIDAINRLRAPLKVAADYSPEFGCLFKGIDRGLKEFGPILGVRKAGLFTSSSFVLGAPAYTYPESLPLVNASGGPNCRGLPDIPNKQNGGSWYRAPFLVTDNANIPYEPFTELQFDAPSTLQFLFHGSFAERDDF
- a CDS encoding MCE family protein codes for the protein MASSELPSHRSMVIKVSVFTVAMLLVAAGLVVVFGDFRFGDENTYHATFIDASRLKAGQKVRISGVPVGSVNGLKLNSDNSVDVEFGIDSRYTLYSSTRAVIRYENLVGDRFLEITSGPGELRKLAPGGTINSQHTQPALDLDALLGGLRPVLKGLDADKVNTISGAVIELLQGQGGALSNVLADTSAFSTALGQRDQLIGDTITNLNTVLGTIDQKSAQFSTSVDQLQQLISGLAKNKDSIAGAIPPLASTTTDLTELLKNSRRPLQGILENTRPLATEIDNRKAEVDNDIEQLGEDYLRLAALGAYGSFFNIYFCSVTIKINGPAGSDIRLPLGGQVDPSVGRCAFAK
- a CDS encoding virulence factor Mce family protein, which produces MPSNAKRERDPLRTGVFGVVLVFCVVLLAFGYANLPFWPQGKVYDAYFSDAGGISPGNSVYVSGFKVGKVQAVGLAGDSARVTFSVDRHVAVGDQSLAAIRTDTILGERSIAVSPAGHGKATTIPLSRTTTPYTLAGALEDLGQSANNLNKPQFEQALNVLTDTLHGATPELRGALDGVTSLSRTLNRRDEALQSLLAHAKSVTGVLSQRADQVNKLVDDGNELFAALDERRAALGQLISGIGGLSSQLSGFVADNRKEFGPALSKLNDVLSNLNERRDYITEAIKRLPTYATELGEVVGSGPGFNVNVYGVIPAPLLATMFDFFYQPGKLPASLSDYLRGLIQERWTIRPKSP
- a CDS encoding virulence factor Mce family protein; protein product: MIQRIAGSRGLRYTTIIALVAALVGGVYVLTSQVNNRTIVGYFASAVGLYPGDQVRILGVPIGKIDSIEPRPSDVKITMTLPKDVKVPKDAKAVIMSPNLVAARFIQLAPAYTGGAVLPDGASLDLNRTAVPVEWDEVKEALTQLAVSLGPTTGSMQGPLGAAINQAADTFDGKGESFHNALQQLSQVAGRLGDSRSDIFGTVKNLQVLVNALSASNDQIVQFAGNVASVSQVLADSSRHLDNTLGTLNQALSDIRGFLHENNSTLIDTVNQLNDFSKTLSDQSDNIEQVLHVAGPGIANFYNIYDPAQGTLNGLLSIPEFANPVQFICGGSFETAGGPKAPDYYRRAELCRERLGPVLRRLAVNYPPVMFHPLNTITAYKGQIIYDTPETQAKAQTPIPQLTWVPAQGVPPPAVQNPADLQALLVPTAPQAGPPPGAPAGAPAPAPGPSPGSAFGPLPGPAQGPSAGLQNGQGSGG